In a genomic window of Bordetella petrii:
- a CDS encoding thiolase family protein, with protein sequence MRNGDCRRAYVQAAATTRFGRHEGMSALDLMAEAANRALAQSGLARADIDGVLCGYATTFPHLMLGTLLSEKLGLDPCYAHGMQMGGATGAAMVMLARELLRAGTCRRILVVAGENRLTGQAVDTSIQTLAQVGEADTEVPNGASVPAYYALLASAYMHHTGTRRDAMAGFAALMRHNAAGHPHAHLREPITVEQVLASRPIATPLHLLDCCPISDGAAALVLSVDEGPVQVTGGGQAHRHQHLSAMRDVLDTGAARACARALAEARVDASQIDYLAIYDSFTITLIMLLEELGYAPRGGAGARLQRGDFAATGPLPLNTHGGLLSFGHSGVAGGLAHVVEACTQLAGRAGERQIAPRRRALVHADGGVLSAHVSLVLQAEGAA encoded by the coding sequence ATGCGTAACGGCGATTGCCGGCGCGCCTATGTGCAGGCTGCCGCCACCACGCGCTTCGGCCGCCATGAAGGCATGAGCGCGCTGGACCTGATGGCCGAGGCGGCCAACCGCGCGCTGGCGCAATCGGGCCTGGCGCGCGCCGATATCGACGGCGTGCTGTGCGGCTATGCCACCACGTTTCCGCACTTGATGCTGGGCACGCTGCTCAGTGAAAAGCTGGGCCTGGACCCGTGCTATGCGCACGGCATGCAGATGGGCGGGGCCACTGGCGCGGCCATGGTCATGCTGGCGCGCGAACTGTTGCGCGCCGGCACCTGCCGGCGCATCCTGGTGGTGGCCGGCGAAAACCGCCTGACCGGCCAGGCCGTCGATACCTCTATCCAGACGCTGGCGCAGGTGGGCGAGGCGGATACCGAAGTGCCCAACGGCGCCTCGGTGCCCGCGTATTACGCCCTGCTGGCGTCGGCCTACATGCACCACACAGGCACCCGCCGCGACGCCATGGCGGGCTTCGCCGCGCTGATGCGGCACAACGCCGCCGGCCATCCGCATGCGCACCTGCGCGAACCCATCACCGTGGAACAGGTGCTGGCCTCGCGCCCCATCGCCACGCCGCTGCACTTGCTGGACTGCTGCCCCATCTCGGATGGCGCGGCGGCCCTGGTGCTCAGCGTGGACGAAGGCCCGGTGCAGGTAACGGGCGGGGGCCAGGCCCACCGCCACCAGCACCTGTCGGCCATGCGCGACGTGCTGGATACCGGCGCCGCGCGCGCGTGCGCCCGCGCCCTGGCCGAAGCGCGGGTAGACGCCAGCCAGATCGACTACCTGGCGATCTATGACTCGTTCACCATCACCCTGATCATGCTGCTGGAAGAACTGGGCTATGCGCCGCGCGGCGGCGCGGGGGCGCGCCTGCAGCGCGGCGATTTCGCCGCCACGGGCCCGCTGCCGCTGAACACGCATGGCGGCCTGCTGTCGTTCGGCCATTCCGGCGTGGCGGGCGGCCTGGCTCATGTGGTCGAGGCCTGCACCCAGCTGGCGGGCCGCGCCGGCGAACGCCAGATCGCGCCGCGCCGCCGCGCGCTGGTGCACGCCGACGGCGGCGTGCTGTCGGCGCATGTCAGCCTGGTGCTGCAGGCAGAGGGCGCGGCATGA
- a CDS encoding IclR family transcriptional regulator, translating into MPTPDVTTVSATKKTCRVLASLSDRRVHRLTDIAQSAALDISTARRILKDLEAEGFVERDPVSKHYMLGPQVYAMHHAMVDGLDVRALARPALIRLARRFGDTVILSLPMGWESVCLDLCFGDYPIRANYLEVGSRRPLGVGAGSLALLSTLDESESRAVLPMVRQRLAIKYPRYPERDLDLATQRARALGHAMLLDVVVEKMGGLGVAVRGPSGRAIAALSVAALNERIESREQELAQALSHEAREIERAWLPHA; encoded by the coding sequence ATGCCAACGCCAGACGTCACCACTGTTTCCGCCACGAAGAAGACTTGCCGCGTGCTGGCCAGCCTGTCCGACCGGCGCGTGCACCGGCTGACCGACATCGCGCAGAGCGCCGCGCTGGATATTTCCACGGCGCGGCGCATCCTGAAAGACCTGGAAGCCGAGGGCTTTGTCGAGCGCGACCCGGTCAGCAAGCATTACATGCTGGGCCCGCAGGTGTACGCCATGCACCATGCCATGGTCGATGGGCTGGACGTGCGGGCGCTGGCGCGGCCCGCCCTGATCCGGCTGGCGCGCCGCTTCGGCGACACGGTCATCCTGTCGCTGCCGATGGGCTGGGAATCCGTCTGCCTGGACCTGTGCTTCGGCGACTACCCGATCCGCGCCAACTACCTCGAGGTGGGCAGCCGCCGGCCGCTGGGCGTGGGGGCCGGCAGCCTGGCCTTGCTGTCGACGCTGGACGAATCCGAGTCCCGCGCGGTGCTGCCCATGGTGCGCCAGCGACTGGCGATCAAGTACCCGCGCTATCCCGAGCGCGACCTGGATCTGGCCACGCAGCGCGCCCGCGCGCTGGGGCACGCCATGCTGCTGGACGTGGTAGTGGAAAAGATGGGCGGCCTGGGCGTGGCGGTGCGCGGGCCCAGCGGACGGGCGATCGCGGCGCTGAGCGTGGCCGCGCTGAACGAACGCATTGAATCGCGCGAACAGGAGTTGGCGCAGGCACTGTCACACGAGGCACGCGAAATCGAACGCGCGTGGCTGCCCCATGCGTAA
- a CDS encoding acetyl/propionyl/methylcrotonyl-CoA carboxylase subunit alpha, which translates to MFDTLLIANRGEIACRVAATARRLGIRTVAVYSDADAGARHVAACDVAVHIGGPEPRASYLRADAILQAARDTGAQAIHPGYGFLSENEAFAQAAADAGIAFVGPPASAIAAMGSKSAAKALMEKAGVPLVPGYHGDNQDPQFLKTQADAIGYPVLIKASAGGGGKGMRVVESADAFLEALASCQREAASSFGDDRVLIERYLQKPRHIEIQVFADTHGNCVYLFERDCSVQRRHQKVIEEAPAPGMTPERRQAMGEAAVAAARAVGYVGAGTVEFIAEPDGRFYFMEMNTRLQVEHPVTEMITGHDLVEWQLRVAAGQPLPAAQQDLRIHGHAIEARIYAENPDKGFLPSIGRLAYLELPPHAAFANGEVRVDGGVRMGDAITPYYDPMIAKLIVHGADRDQARARMIQALAHTHAVGVQTNVAFLTRLMQDDAFAAADLDTGLIERRRQTLLPPPAAADTTALALATAAVLVRQGLAQSGSQAAKPATDPWDVRDGWRLGERYAQAVQWQDGDTLRDVTVARDGKAWTLACAGAPQAFSWRSNASANPNLAYGLRIVLDGRESAGTVVLHDDKAYVFREGRTQVLVLHDALAHAQDDQADHAGGLTAPMPGKIISIAVRAGDSVSRGQPLLVMEAMKMEHTISAPADGKVQEVFYAVGDQVAEGAELVAIGA; encoded by the coding sequence ATGTTCGATACTCTGCTGATCGCCAACCGCGGTGAAATCGCCTGCCGCGTCGCCGCCACAGCCCGCCGCCTGGGCATCCGTACGGTGGCCGTGTATTCCGACGCCGATGCGGGCGCGCGCCATGTCGCGGCCTGCGACGTGGCCGTGCACATCGGCGGCCCCGAGCCGCGCGCCAGCTACCTGCGCGCCGACGCCATCCTGCAGGCCGCGCGCGACACCGGTGCGCAGGCGATCCACCCGGGCTACGGTTTCCTGTCCGAAAACGAAGCCTTCGCGCAGGCCGCCGCCGATGCCGGCATCGCCTTCGTGGGGCCGCCGGCCTCGGCCATTGCCGCCATGGGCAGCAAGTCGGCGGCCAAGGCGCTGATGGAAAAAGCCGGCGTGCCGCTGGTGCCGGGCTACCACGGCGACAACCAGGATCCGCAGTTCCTGAAGACCCAGGCCGATGCCATCGGTTACCCGGTGCTCATCAAGGCCAGCGCGGGCGGCGGCGGCAAAGGCATGCGGGTGGTGGAGTCGGCCGATGCTTTCCTGGAAGCGCTGGCCTCGTGCCAGCGCGAGGCCGCGTCCAGTTTCGGCGACGACCGCGTGCTGATCGAACGCTATCTGCAAAAGCCGCGCCACATTGAGATCCAGGTATTCGCCGACACGCACGGCAATTGCGTGTACCTGTTCGAGCGCGACTGCTCGGTGCAGCGGCGCCACCAGAAGGTCATTGAAGAAGCGCCGGCTCCCGGCATGACCCCCGAACGGCGCCAGGCCATGGGCGAAGCCGCCGTGGCGGCGGCGCGCGCGGTCGGCTACGTGGGCGCCGGCACGGTGGAATTCATTGCCGAGCCCGATGGCCGCTTCTATTTCATGGAAATGAACACGCGCCTGCAGGTCGAACACCCGGTCACGGAAATGATCACCGGCCACGACCTGGTGGAATGGCAGCTGCGCGTGGCGGCCGGGCAGCCGCTGCCGGCCGCCCAGCAAGACCTGCGTATTCACGGCCATGCCATCGAGGCGCGCATCTACGCCGAGAACCCCGACAAGGGCTTCCTGCCGTCGATCGGCCGCCTGGCCTACCTGGAACTGCCGCCCCACGCGGCCTTCGCCAACGGCGAGGTGCGCGTCGACGGCGGCGTGCGCATGGGCGACGCCATCACGCCCTACTACGACCCCATGATCGCCAAGCTGATCGTGCACGGCGCCGACCGCGACCAGGCCCGCGCGCGCATGATCCAGGCATTGGCGCACACCCATGCGGTGGGCGTACAGACCAACGTGGCCTTCCTGACCCGGCTGATGCAAGATGACGCGTTCGCCGCGGCCGACCTCGATACCGGGCTGATCGAGCGCCGCCGCCAGACCCTGCTGCCGCCGCCGGCCGCCGCCGATACGACCGCGCTGGCGCTGGCCACGGCGGCGGTGCTGGTGCGCCAGGGCCTGGCGCAGTCCGGCAGCCAGGCCGCCAAGCCGGCCACCGATCCCTGGGACGTGCGCGATGGCTGGCGACTGGGCGAGCGCTATGCGCAGGCCGTGCAATGGCAGGATGGCGACACCCTGCGCGACGTGACGGTAGCGCGCGACGGAAAGGCCTGGACGCTGGCCTGCGCCGGCGCGCCCCAGGCCTTTTCGTGGCGGTCGAACGCCAGCGCCAACCCGAACCTGGCCTACGGCCTGCGCATCGTGCTGGACGGCCGCGAAAGCGCCGGCACCGTCGTGCTGCACGACGACAAGGCCTACGTGTTCCGCGAAGGCCGCACCCAAGTGCTGGTCCTGCACGACGCGCTGGCCCATGCGCAGGACGACCAGGCCGACCACGCTGGCGGGCTGACCGCCCCCATGCCGGGCAAGATCATCTCCATCGCGGTGCGGGCCGGCGACAGCGTTTCTCGGGGCCAGCCGCTGCTGGTCATGGAAGCCATGAAGATGGAACACACCATTTCCGCGCCCGCCGACGGCAAGGTGCAGGAAGTGTTCTACGCGGTGGGCGACCAGGTGGCCGAAGGGGCCGAGCTGGTGGCGATCGGCGCCTAG